A stretch of Exiguobacterium sp. BMC-KP DNA encodes these proteins:
- a CDS encoding DUF4003 family protein: MELATIFLRHLDDIGPELRTYQDGILIELAFDRTIGTEQVPASVLLETADDLTARLRTQTTQALLLASKIHAFDAHAPSRIAEMMSIHGYFKSHRLSHPLNAYSTALFISRLSPQDVLLERTVQLYALLKKQHRFIVTPLLTSFVFFHATTRGDLADLASRIETVYQRLKRRFGRAQQTYVVALLFALLPEDDWDRYIAQLESSKKLHRKHHVPLSFHGMLALLGDPSEHATSLQRMAETLRPDLHFKYRKDLIYLTAIRLYLSQQTILQQLFPSSILPPDGADTIPFLLFPVDLTDTSHATDGGIDGGFDGGGDGGGGGGSGGE, from the coding sequence ATGGAATTAGCGACGATTTTCTTGCGACATTTGGATGACATCGGACCAGAACTGAGAACGTACCAGGATGGTATTTTGATTGAACTGGCATTCGACCGAACGATTGGAACAGAGCAGGTCCCTGCAAGTGTGTTGCTTGAAACAGCCGATGATTTAACGGCACGGCTACGCACACAAACTACTCAGGCACTGCTACTCGCTTCGAAAATCCATGCGTTTGACGCCCATGCACCGAGCCGCATCGCTGAAATGATGTCGATTCACGGCTATTTTAAATCTCACCGTTTATCACATCCCTTAAATGCCTACTCCACCGCCCTATTTATTAGCCGCCTTTCTCCGCAAGACGTGTTACTCGAACGGACGGTTCAACTATATGCACTTCTTAAGAAACAGCATCGTTTTATCGTGACGCCTTTACTTACCTCTTTCGTTTTCTTTCATGCTACGACACGCGGTGATTTAGCTGACTTAGCCTCCCGCATCGAAACGGTCTACCAACGACTGAAACGACGGTTCGGTCGAGCGCAACAGACATACGTCGTCGCCTTGTTATTCGCTTTACTACCAGAGGACGATTGGGATCGCTATATCGCTCAGCTGGAGTCGTCTAAAAAGCTGCATCGCAAACATCACGTTCCTTTATCGTTTCATGGCATGCTCGCTTTACTAGGCGACCCGAGCGAACACGCTACATCACTCCAACGGATGGCAGAGACGTTACGTCCTGATCTGCACTTTAAATATCGAAAAGATTTAATCTATTTGACAGCCATCCGGTTGTACTTGAGTCAACAAACGATCCTGCAGCAACTCTTCCCGTCCTCCATCCTACCACCGGATGGCGCCGACACGATTCCCTTCTTACTCTTCCCAGTCGATTTAACTGATACATCTCATGCGACGGATGGTGGAATCGACGGTGGATTTGATGGCGGAGGGGATGGCGGTGGTGGTGGCGGTAGTGGTGGCGAGTAA
- a CDS encoding DUF1836 domain-containing protein — translation MTRSDDTRYDRQLQLEDIPNIDLYMDQVIQLFERTFEDTTRNADETILTKTMINNYAKKKLFFPVTNKKYTKEHLILISLIYQLKSSFSINDIKTILAPLNEGIEQDQLNLADFYRNYLELTEQNTARFVTEQEALTALTTDPLEQILALAHISNLYRRAAEQLIDTHLKK, via the coding sequence ATGACACGTTCTGACGACACGAGATACGATCGTCAATTACAGCTCGAAGATATACCGAATATCGATCTCTATATGGATCAAGTCATCCAACTGTTCGAGCGGACATTCGAGGACACGACACGCAATGCGGATGAGACGATTTTGACGAAGACGATGATCAACAACTATGCTAAAAAGAAATTATTCTTTCCGGTGACGAATAAAAAGTATACGAAAGAGCATTTGATCCTGATCAGCTTGATTTATCAGCTGAAAAGTTCGTTTTCAATCAATGATATCAAGACGATTCTTGCGCCCTTAAACGAAGGGATCGAACAAGACCAACTCAACCTCGCAGACTTTTACCGGAATTACCTTGAGCTGACCGAACAAAATACAGCCCGCTTCGTAACGGAACAAGAGGCTTTGACTGCTTTAACGACTGACCCACTAGAGCAGATTCTCGCTCTGGCTCATATAAGTAATCTGTACCGACGAGCGGCGGAACAGTTGATTGATACCCATCTGAAAAAATGA
- the trhA gene encoding PAQR family membrane homeostasis protein TrhA, producing the protein MKAYMREPINGLTHLGGAVFAFVGLLALVIKASLERGASLAIVAAIIFGVSMMALYAVSATYHMVLASDRAIAIWRRLDHSMIYLLIAGSYAPFCLVSLNGPTGWVLFSIVMLIAVSGITFKLVWFNSPRWLSTTLYIGMGWIMVFAITPLAQVLSPLGIGLLFLGGIFYTIGGIIYGLKPRVLSFKHLGFHEIFHIFVLLGSLAHFLCVYFFVL; encoded by the coding sequence GTGAAAGCTTATATGAGAGAACCAATCAATGGACTAACGCATCTTGGAGGGGCAGTTTTTGCTTTTGTCGGGTTACTCGCACTCGTCATCAAAGCATCGTTAGAACGAGGGGCGTCGCTCGCAATCGTCGCAGCGATTATTTTTGGGGTCAGTATGATGGCGCTCTATGCCGTCTCGGCGACGTATCATATGGTGCTTGCCAGCGACCGGGCGATTGCGATCTGGCGTCGGTTGGATCACTCGATGATTTATCTATTGATTGCTGGATCGTATGCACCGTTTTGTCTCGTCAGTCTGAATGGTCCGACCGGTTGGGTCTTGTTCAGCATCGTCATGTTGATTGCCGTTTCCGGAATCACGTTTAAATTGGTCTGGTTCAACAGTCCACGCTGGTTATCGACGACGCTTTACATCGGAATGGGCTGGATCATGGTGTTTGCGATTACGCCACTCGCACAAGTCCTCTCGCCACTTGGTATCGGTTTATTGTTCCTTGGTGGTATCTTCTATACGATCGGTGGCATCATCTATGGTCTGAAGCCGCGTGTTCTATCGTTCAAACATCTTGGATTCCATGAGATTTTCCATATTTTCGTTCTTCTCGGAAGTCTAGCACACTTCCTCTGTGTCTACTTCTTCGTTTTATGA
- a CDS encoding M3 family oligoendopeptidase — translation MQQTRWQLEELYTIDDVKAGIASIQAALTKRPVTLTEQVERYQQVARDVEEWSDFIYCLYAEDVTRSEVHVLLEEIEVVQATVRSLAAELDTQIAAVSQEDWETFVADSPYTFFLNERRDIQSRRAPLVQEQLLQDLGVDGFQGWGQLYKQRFMALRVDLDGKQVTIGQGLHEAMFASDRLARQAAAKVVDAACAEEADLFATILNRIAGFRLQSYKMRDWEQPLTELLEQNRITEASLQAMMDALEHHRQLFQAYYARKIAQAERATGEWHDFETNTYRSARHVPFETAQTIVTKQFKQLNPKLGAFAENVFSKGWVDAENRPGKAEGGFCAAFPIAKESRIFMTYRDSYPDVATLAHEFGHAYHNYLLQDEPYLNQVKGTSIAETASTFMENLVLDAAIKETTKREEVLALLEVKIREGLKYASIVPGMFRFEQRFYAERQQGTVSADRLSELLQDEERLAYGPVLPEPARYKWMYISHLFNPNLAFYNIPYTIGYLLSNSLYQTVQADSSQFSTVFEAVMHDSGQATIDEIVKRHLNADPTSVAFWIEAQEPLVEAIEQYLTLTESSLPVD, via the coding sequence ATGCAACAGACACGATGGCAGCTAGAAGAACTGTATACAATCGATGACGTCAAAGCGGGAATCGCTTCGATACAAGCGGCGTTGACAAAACGTCCGGTTACATTAACGGAACAAGTCGAACGCTACCAGCAAGTCGCGCGAGACGTCGAGGAATGGAGTGACTTCATTTACTGCTTATACGCAGAGGACGTTACACGATCGGAGGTCCACGTGTTGCTCGAAGAAATCGAAGTCGTTCAAGCAACAGTTCGTAGTTTGGCAGCAGAGCTTGATACGCAGATTGCAGCGGTATCACAAGAAGACTGGGAAACGTTTGTTGCTGATTCACCGTATACCTTTTTCTTGAATGAACGTCGCGATATCCAGTCGCGTCGTGCACCGCTTGTTCAGGAACAATTGTTACAAGATCTTGGTGTTGACGGATTCCAAGGCTGGGGGCAGCTTTACAAACAGCGCTTCATGGCATTACGCGTTGACTTAGACGGAAAACAAGTCACGATTGGTCAAGGGCTACACGAAGCGATGTTTGCGTCCGACCGCTTAGCGCGTCAAGCGGCAGCAAAAGTAGTAGACGCCGCGTGTGCAGAAGAAGCTGACCTGTTTGCGACGATTCTGAACCGGATTGCTGGCTTCAGACTACAGTCGTATAAGATGCGTGACTGGGAGCAACCATTAACCGAGTTGCTCGAGCAGAACCGGATCACGGAAGCGAGCTTACAAGCAATGATGGACGCACTCGAACATCACCGGCAACTTTTCCAAGCCTATTACGCTCGCAAGATTGCCCAGGCGGAGCGGGCAACGGGCGAATGGCATGATTTTGAGACGAATACGTATCGCTCCGCGCGGCATGTTCCGTTTGAGACGGCACAGACAATCGTCACGAAACAATTCAAACAGTTGAATCCAAAACTCGGTGCTTTTGCTGAAAACGTGTTTAGTAAGGGATGGGTCGATGCAGAGAATCGTCCCGGAAAAGCAGAAGGTGGATTCTGTGCTGCATTCCCGATTGCAAAAGAGAGTCGAATTTTCATGACGTATCGCGACAGTTATCCGGACGTCGCGACGCTCGCGCACGAATTTGGTCATGCCTATCATAATTATTTACTACAAGACGAACCGTATTTAAATCAAGTCAAAGGAACGAGCATCGCGGAGACGGCTTCGACGTTCATGGAAAATCTCGTTCTCGATGCGGCGATCAAAGAGACGACGAAACGGGAGGAAGTGCTCGCTCTCCTAGAGGTCAAGATCCGGGAAGGGCTGAAGTATGCTAGCATCGTTCCCGGGATGTTCCGTTTCGAGCAACGGTTTTACGCAGAACGTCAGCAAGGTACGGTCAGTGCCGACCGGTTAAGTGAACTTCTACAAGACGAAGAACGCTTAGCCTACGGTCCAGTCTTACCTGAACCAGCGCGTTATAAGTGGATGTACATCAGTCACTTGTTCAATCCGAATCTTGCCTTCTACAATATTCCCTACACGATCGGTTATCTGCTCAGTAATAGCCTGTATCAAACGGTTCAAGCGGATTCAAGTCAATTTTCGACAGTCTTTGAAGCGGTCATGCACGATTCGGGACAAGCGACAATCGATGAAATCGTTAAACGTCATCTCAACGCCGATCCGACCTCCGTTGCCTTTTGGATTGAGGCACAAGAACCACTTGTAGAGGCGATTGAGCAGTACCTTACTTTGACGGAATCATCTCTCCCAGTCGATTGA
- the rpiA gene encoding ribose-5-phosphate isomerase RpiA has translation MYEQEKQLVAEAALAYVKDGMIVGLGTGSTTERFIEALGPLVQAGLQIQGVATSLATVELAERLQIPLIDLEEGMEIDVTIDGIDQIDGQFQTIKGGGGALFREKIVALMSRELLYLTDSSKFVHHLSGPLPVELDSFALPYVLERLCDKHVSATLRVKDDRPFVTDGGHMILDVDLSAVSDVRLFAKEVKSWSGVLETGYFERQPDHVLTVEEGKVKRIAHPRLRDGGGLV, from the coding sequence ATGTATGAACAGGAGAAACAATTAGTCGCCGAAGCAGCACTGGCTTATGTGAAGGATGGAATGATAGTGGGGCTTGGGACCGGTTCAACGACGGAACGGTTCATCGAGGCGCTTGGTCCACTCGTACAGGCGGGACTACAGATTCAAGGCGTAGCGACATCGCTTGCGACGGTAGAGCTTGCTGAACGTTTACAGATTCCGTTGATCGATCTGGAAGAGGGAATGGAAATCGATGTGACGATTGACGGAATCGACCAAATCGACGGTCAGTTCCAAACGATCAAAGGCGGCGGCGGTGCGTTATTTCGCGAAAAAATCGTCGCACTGATGAGTCGCGAATTACTCTATCTGACCGATTCTTCGAAGTTCGTTCATCATTTAAGTGGACCGTTACCGGTTGAACTCGATTCGTTTGCCTTACCGTATGTGCTCGAGCGGTTGTGTGATAAGCATGTCTCAGCAACACTACGCGTGAAAGACGACCGTCCCTTTGTTACGGATGGAGGGCACATGATTTTGGATGTTGATTTATCAGCTGTCTCGGACGTCCGATTGTTCGCAAAAGAAGTCAAGAGCTGGTCTGGGGTGCTTGAGACCGGTTACTTCGAGCGTCAACCCGATCATGTTCTGACGGTCGAAGAGGGAAAGGTCAAACGCATCGCGCATCCTCGACTGCGTGACGGCGGTGGGTTGGTTTAA
- a CDS encoding LytTR family transcriptional regulator DNA-binding domain-containing protein codes for MTLFVNELNYIDQKDKTTILEKLTFSVSPGKSLAISSNITHRQLLIKILEGRIRSTNKHVQVNNHHPGNTVHYRSSISFYYEQPYTYDRLTILDHLSFYKKLYNSSKSIPETLEVTQLNEIAKKKTNKLDHSQKKRLQLAILILQDTPVVVFDEPDQNIDQYTKNILFKVIELLLQEEKCLLMLTGSTESAITLSEESYVLSSIGLTRINTEIEEEEEKAIRENDEEINGLEKSAPFSSLELDKVVAKLERNLILLDIDEVKFFESASGNVQIHVADTMLQGLYTMNEYETTLQDRHFFRCHRSYLVNLKKVREIVTWTRNSFSLVLDDRTEVPLSKNKIHVLKEMLGIK; via the coding sequence GTGACTCTATTTGTGAATGAGCTTAATTACATAGATCAGAAAGATAAAACAACAATACTCGAAAAACTCACGTTTTCTGTTTCTCCAGGAAAGTCATTGGCGATTAGTTCTAATATTACCCATCGTCAGCTACTCATAAAGATACTTGAAGGTCGTATACGAAGTACAAATAAACATGTTCAAGTAAACAATCATCACCCAGGAAATACTGTACATTATCGCTCGTCAATCAGTTTCTATTATGAGCAACCGTATACATACGATAGATTAACCATCTTAGATCATCTTTCTTTTTATAAAAAATTGTATAACAGCTCAAAATCGATTCCAGAGACACTCGAAGTTACACAATTGAATGAGATAGCAAAGAAAAAAACTAACAAATTAGATCATTCTCAAAAAAAACGACTCCAACTCGCAATTCTTATTTTACAAGATACACCGGTGGTCGTTTTCGATGAGCCGGATCAAAACATTGATCAATATACCAAAAACATTCTATTCAAAGTTATTGAATTGTTACTGCAGGAAGAAAAATGTCTCCTAATGCTTACAGGTAGTACGGAAAGTGCAATTACTTTGTCCGAAGAATCTTATGTATTAAGTAGTATTGGGCTTACACGCATCAATACAGAAATTGAGGAAGAAGAAGAGAAAGCAATCCGAGAAAATGATGAAGAGATCAATGGACTTGAAAAATCCGCGCCCTTTTCGTCTCTCGAACTGGACAAGGTCGTTGCCAAACTTGAACGTAACCTTATTTTACTGGATATAGATGAAGTCAAATTTTTCGAGAGCGCATCGGGAAATGTTCAAATTCATGTGGCAGATACGATGTTACAGGGCCTATATACAATGAATGAGTATGAAACGACTCTTCAGGACCGGCATTTTTTCCGATGTCACCGTTCCTATCTCGTTAATCTGAAAAAAGTACGAGAAATCGTCACGTGGACACGGAACAGTTTTAGTCTGGTTCTCGACGATCGAACCGAGGTGCCTTTATCTAAGAATAAAATACACGTTCTTAAAGAAATGCTAGGCATTAAATGA
- a CDS encoding ABC transporter ATP-binding protein, whose protein sequence is MEKIIEIESLTKHFSDKTALDDLNFYIKQKEIFGLLGPSGSGKTTIIKILTGQMKPSMGSTRLLGIPSEKFKQRNIFQKVGIMTDNSGLYDRLTVKDNLKLFCKIFSVTENRIHRVLELVNLSDEQNKKVALLSKGMKQRVLLARTFLHQPEILFLDEPTSALDPVNTQAIYAVLKDMNRDGATIFLTTHDMVEADTLCDRVAFLNRGHIQLLGSPKSIKQRFADQTLTLESLDGLEHVFESNEKDARHIYEMLRTNQVVSIHSNEPTLEDVFVKVTGSELR, encoded by the coding sequence ATGGAAAAGATAATCGAAATTGAATCATTGACGAAACACTTTTCAGATAAGACGGCTCTTGACGATTTAAATTTCTATATCAAGCAAAAAGAGATTTTCGGGCTACTTGGACCCAGTGGTTCTGGTAAAACTACCATAATTAAAATTTTAACTGGTCAAATGAAACCATCTATGGGTTCAACTAGGCTACTTGGAATTCCCTCTGAAAAATTCAAACAAAGGAATATCTTTCAGAAAGTAGGTATTATGACTGACAATAGTGGTCTCTACGATCGCTTGACTGTAAAAGACAATTTAAAGTTATTTTGCAAAATTTTTTCTGTCACTGAAAACCGTATACATCGTGTGTTGGAGTTAGTCAATTTAAGTGATGAGCAGAATAAGAAAGTTGCTCTACTGTCGAAAGGGATGAAACAGCGAGTTCTACTTGCTCGAACTTTTTTACATCAACCCGAAATCTTATTTTTAGATGAACCTACTTCTGCACTAGATCCTGTCAATACTCAGGCCATCTACGCTGTCCTTAAAGATATGAATCGAGATGGTGCAACGATTTTCTTAACGACTCACGATATGGTAGAAGCGGATACCCTTTGCGATCGTGTCGCCTTCCTAAATCGTGGTCATATTCAATTGTTAGGATCACCGAAATCGATTAAGCAGCGTTTTGCTGATCAGACGTTGACACTTGAATCATTAGACGGCTTAGAGCATGTTTTCGAATCGAATGAAAAAGATGCTCGTCATATCTATGAAATGTTACGGACTAATCAGGTTGTATCTATACATTCTAACGAGCCGACTTTAGAGGATGTGTTCGTAAAAGTAACAGGGAGTGAACTCAGATGA
- a CDS encoding ABC transporter permease, translated as MAIFQKDVKDVSRNVFVGTTLLVPVLMAIVYKNIGEVTLEIHYTVINLTFSSVAAFVQCTLIAEEKEKNTLRSLMLSPASTLEILGGKSILTALITLFTIVVSAVITDYAPSHPFIIIIGLLVSCLFYLALGTLLGLMTSSVMEASVAVLPVMFLFGFGTLLQQISDKYPLLSIVDYLPNLQLLELAKKVENGTSFSSLSINLIVILMAGILSSALVFMIYQKRTLKD; from the coding sequence ATGGCCATTTTTCAAAAGGATGTAAAAGACGTGTCAAGAAACGTATTTGTTGGCACGACACTGTTAGTTCCTGTCTTGATGGCGATTGTCTATAAGAATATTGGCGAAGTGACATTAGAAATTCACTACACTGTCATCAATTTGACATTCTCTTCAGTAGCAGCATTCGTTCAATGTACATTGATCGCAGAAGAAAAAGAGAAGAACACGTTGCGTAGTTTGATGCTGTCACCTGCCTCCACTCTAGAGATTCTAGGTGGCAAAAGTATATTGACTGCTCTGATCACACTCTTCACCATAGTCGTTAGTGCCGTCATTACGGATTATGCTCCGTCACATCCTTTCATCATAATAATTGGACTTCTCGTCTCTTGCTTGTTCTACCTTGCTTTAGGGACGCTTCTAGGGCTGATGACTTCTTCTGTAATGGAAGCTTCTGTCGCTGTATTACCTGTCATGTTTTTATTTGGATTCGGAACATTGCTCCAGCAGATTTCTGATAAATATCCGTTACTTTCGATTGTCGATTATTTGCCGAACTTACAACTATTGGAGCTAGCTAAAAAGGTTGAGAATGGTACCTCTTTCTCTTCGCTATCCATTAATCTGATCGTTATTTTGATGGCTGGTATATTATCCAGTGCTTTAGTCTTCATGATCTATCAAAAGAGAACATTAAAAGATTAA
- a CDS encoding DUF350 domain-containing protein, whose product MTFSDLFLSTLSYIGVATVLLAIGVVLFEVTTKSKELELIRNGKKAAVYAFGGRILGLAIVLYSSISNSVSILDMVLWGALAIVLQIVLFYLADLLIPRLSMTKEIDANNEAVGLLLLFLSISIGLIIAGSLTY is encoded by the coding sequence ATGACATTCAGTGATCTATTCCTTTCGACACTCTCGTATATCGGTGTCGCAACTGTACTCCTTGCGATTGGTGTCGTCCTATTCGAAGTGACGACGAAATCAAAGGAGCTCGAACTTATTCGTAACGGGAAGAAAGCGGCCGTCTACGCCTTCGGTGGACGTATTCTTGGTCTTGCCATCGTCCTCTATTCGAGTATCTCGAACTCCGTCAGCATTCTCGATATGGTGTTGTGGGGTGCACTCGCGATCGTCTTACAAATCGTCTTGTTCTATCTCGCGGATTTACTAATCCCACGTTTGAGCATGACGAAAGAGATTGATGCGAACAACGAAGCAGTCGGCTTGCTGCTTCTCTTCTTATCGATTTCGATCGGTTTGATCATTGCAGGATCGCTTACATATTAA
- a CDS encoding GGDEF domain-containing protein — MKSILFDVLHNVTLLMAGFYLLGKLSPLPITRESPRMTRVYYGLALSVISLLLMQMTIEAAPGVMVDLRHIPVIVAAYFGGAIPTTIVTIAIIIYRFSLGTNLAAFTAFGFIVAIALGTSLIVREMPPYAKRTFTLVTIYATALHALVLWIVLPKQILLLEVMSVVVPASFVSSWLALLIIRDIRLTKQSLRMLHQKAQLDFLTGLNNSRAFNEYFTDVKQRLILNKQSVVLLTIDIDHFKHVNDTYGHESGDEVLRQFASRLRDGVAESGYLSRNGGEEFSVLFEGIPLTEVLPLAEQLRERIATSPFRLATTDLSLTASFGIAAYDETTYQIELLLPDADAALYQAKQQGRNQVVLFSPNAESAVSFQE, encoded by the coding sequence ATGAAAAGCATCCTTTTTGACGTCTTGCATAACGTGACGCTATTAATGGCTGGTTTCTATCTCCTTGGGAAATTATCTCCACTACCGATTACCCGAGAATCTCCGCGTATGACCCGCGTGTATTATGGTCTTGCCTTAAGCGTCATCTCATTACTACTCATGCAGATGACGATCGAAGCGGCTCCAGGTGTCATGGTCGATTTACGCCATATTCCAGTCATCGTCGCCGCCTACTTCGGTGGTGCTATCCCGACGACGATCGTAACAATCGCGATCATCATCTATCGATTCAGTTTAGGAACGAACTTAGCTGCTTTTACCGCATTCGGTTTCATCGTTGCCATTGCGCTCGGGACGAGCTTGATTGTGCGCGAGATGCCGCCATACGCGAAACGGACGTTTACACTCGTAACAATCTATGCGACTGCTTTGCACGCTCTCGTCTTATGGATCGTCTTGCCGAAACAAATCCTTTTACTTGAGGTGATGTCGGTCGTCGTGCCTGCATCGTTCGTCAGCAGTTGGCTCGCCCTACTGATCATCCGTGATATTCGGTTAACGAAACAATCTTTACGGATGCTCCATCAAAAAGCACAACTCGACTTTCTGACAGGTCTGAATAATTCACGTGCCTTCAACGAGTACTTTACGGATGTCAAACAACGATTGATCCTAAACAAACAATCAGTCGTATTATTGACGATTGATATCGATCATTTTAAGCATGTCAACGATACGTATGGACATGAATCAGGTGACGAGGTGTTGCGACAGTTTGCTTCGCGACTGCGAGACGGTGTCGCCGAGAGTGGATACTTATCACGTAATGGCGGTGAAGAATTTTCGGTCCTGTTTGAAGGCATACCGCTTACTGAAGTGCTTCCATTAGCAGAGCAATTGCGCGAACGCATCGCCACTAGTCCCTTCCGATTAGCTACGACGGATCTATCGCTCACGGCATCGTTTGGTATAGCTGCGTATGATGAGACGACGTATCAGATTGAACTCCTCCTGCCGGATGCCGACGCAGCACTCTATCAGGCCAAACAGCAAGGACGGAATCAAGTCGTCTTGTTTTCTCCTAATGCGGAATCTGCCGTTAGCTTTCAAGAATAA
- a CDS encoding GntP family permease, giving the protein MELVIILLALSLLMFVAYRGFSVILFAPICALFAVLLTNPDWVLPFFSNIFMEKMVGFIKAYFPVFLLGAIFGKVVEMSGIAESIAKTIIRMIGAKRAILAIVLLGAILTYSGVSLFVVVFAVYPFAANLFREANIPKRLIPGTIALGAFTFTMDALPGTPQIQNVIPTTFFKTDIYAAPIMGSVGGLFILVVGMWYLESRKKKAHQAGEGYAGFEATAASAAPQMELKNEPEMTLETDRQPVYRQVLAFVPLVLVAVMNKVFTLSIPKWYPEGFDFSAIGLEAFGKIETPAVLAIWSVQMALLIGILAAMLYDFPKIKTNFQAGLNVSIGGALLAVMNTGAEYGFGGVIAALPGFKSVSSGISETFTNPLVNGAVTTTTLAGVTGSASGGMGIALSAMSDKYTQAITSGGVPPEVMHRVISMASGGMDTLPHNGAVITLLAVTGLTHRQSYKDIFMITILKTVTVFLMIGLYSLTGLY; this is encoded by the coding sequence ATGGAACTAGTCATCATTCTTCTTGCCTTATCCTTATTGATGTTCGTTGCCTATCGTGGTTTTTCGGTCATCCTATTTGCACCGATTTGTGCCTTATTCGCCGTCTTACTGACGAACCCGGACTGGGTATTACCCTTCTTCTCGAATATCTTCATGGAAAAGATGGTCGGGTTCATTAAAGCGTACTTCCCGGTCTTCCTACTCGGAGCGATTTTCGGGAAAGTCGTCGAGATGTCCGGTATCGCGGAATCAATCGCGAAAACGATCATCCGGATGATTGGTGCAAAACGCGCCATCCTCGCTATCGTCTTACTTGGCGCCATTCTTACATATAGCGGTGTCAGCTTATTCGTTGTCGTCTTCGCTGTTTATCCGTTCGCGGCAAACCTGTTCCGTGAAGCGAATATCCCGAAACGTCTCATTCCAGGAACGATTGCCCTTGGTGCGTTCACGTTCACGATGGACGCGTTACCAGGAACACCACAGATTCAAAACGTCATTCCTACGACGTTCTTTAAAACAGATATCTACGCTGCCCCAATCATGGGTTCAGTCGGTGGGTTATTCATCTTAGTCGTCGGGATGTGGTATCTCGAGTCACGCAAGAAAAAAGCCCATCAAGCGGGTGAAGGCTATGCTGGATTCGAAGCGACGGCTGCGAGTGCCGCACCACAGATGGAATTGAAGAACGAACCGGAAATGACGCTCGAAACGGATCGTCAACCGGTCTATCGTCAAGTCCTAGCTTTCGTCCCACTCGTCCTCGTTGCTGTCATGAACAAAGTCTTCACCCTGTCGATTCCGAAATGGTATCCAGAAGGGTTCGACTTCTCAGCAATCGGTCTAGAAGCATTCGGAAAGATTGAGACACCAGCTGTTCTTGCCATCTGGTCCGTCCAAATGGCATTGTTGATCGGAATTCTCGCAGCGATGCTGTATGACTTCCCGAAGATCAAGACGAACTTCCAAGCGGGTCTAAACGTCAGTATCGGCGGCGCACTCTTAGCCGTCATGAATACCGGTGCTGAGTATGGCTTCGGTGGTGTCATCGCCGCACTTCCAGGATTCAAGTCCGTCTCAAGCGGGATCTCGGAAACATTCACGAATCCGCTCGTCAACGGAGCAGTCACGACGACGACGCTTGCTGGTGTTACTGGTTCAGCATCCGGCGGGATGGGGATCGCGTTAAGTGCGATGTCTGATAAATATACGCAGGCAATCACGTCAGGTGGTGTGCCGCCAGAAGTCATGCACCGCGTCATCTCGATGGCGTCCGGCGGAATGGATACGTTACCGCATAACGGTGCCGTCATCACGTTGCTAGCGGTCACGGGACTCACGCACCGTCAGTCTTATAAAGATATCTTCATGATCACGATCCTCAAGACAGTGACGGTCTTCTTGATGATTGGATTGTATAGCTTAACTGGTTTGTATTAA